From the genome of Papaver somniferum cultivar HN1 chromosome 2, ASM357369v1, whole genome shotgun sequence, one region includes:
- the LOC113347182 gene encoding rhodanese-like domain-containing protein 11, chloroplastic isoform X1, whose translation MQSLGFSPLNSLGSAKATPKIQKEISRDPLSSLKLLSLKFKPCYSTRFYRNSSIQMSGSNEEEDLTKQMKEMNAAKKRWDALIREEKVKSLTPREAGYAIQLSYKTLLDVRPSFERNKAWVKGSTWIPIFDVDSKLDAGALSKKVTNFLLGGWWSGIPTLSYENQFISRVEQQFPKDTDLIVACQKGLRSLAACELLYKAGYENIFWVQGGLEAAEEEDFDREGPQPFKFAGIGGVSEFLGWTDQQRAAAAKDGWGSRVIYSARLIGLFILADGLFIGVQQLTHYLQEIRSS comes from the exons ATGCAATCTCTAGGGTTTTCACCACTTAATTCCCTAGGAAGTGCTAAAGCAACCCCTAAAATTCAGAAAGAAATAAGCAGAGACCCATTGAGTAGTTTAAAGCTACTGTCTTTAAAATTCAAACCTTGTTACAGTACTCGATTTTACAGA AATTCAAGTATTCAAATGTCAGGGAGTAATGAAGAAGAGGACTTGACAAAGCAAATGAAAGAGATGAATGCTGCTAAAAAGAGATGGGACGCTCTG ATTAGAGAAGAAAAGGTAAAGTCTCTTACACCAAGGGAAGCTGGGTATGCGATTCAACTGTCTTACAAAACCCTCCTTGACGTTCGCCCATCATTTGAGCGCAATAAG GCATGGGTTAAAGGCTCAACTTGGATTCCTATATTTGATGTTGATAGCAAATTAGATGCTGGAGCTCTTTCCAAAAAGGTTACAAACTTCTTGTTAG GGGGTTGGTGGAGTGGCATACCTACACTATCCTACGAAAA TCAATTCATATCAAGGGTCGAGCAGCAATTCCCAAAAGACACTGACCTTATTGTTGCATGCCAAAAAGGATTGAG ATCCCTTGCTGCCTGTGAGCTACTGTATAAAGCAGGCTATGAAAATATTTTCTGGGTTCAAGGGGGTCTAGaggctgctgaagaagaa GATTTTGATAGAGAAGGTCCTCAACCATTCAAATTTGCTGGAATTGGTGGTGTTTCAGAGTTTCTTGG TTGGACTGATCAGCAACGAGCGGCAGCTGCCAAAGATGGCTGGGGTTCCCGAGTAATTTACTCAGCCCGTTTG ATTGGGCTTTTTATCCTTGCAGATGGCTTGTTTATTGGGGTTCAGCAATTGACTCACTATCTTCAGGAAATAAGATCTTCTTAA
- the LOC113347182 gene encoding rhodanese-like domain-containing protein 11, chloroplastic isoform X2 — MLLKRDGTLWYLPTHSIREEKVKSLTPREAGYAIQLSYKTLLDVRPSFERNKAWVKGSTWIPIFDVDSKLDAGALSKKVTNFLLGGWWSGIPTLSYENQFISRVEQQFPKDTDLIVACQKGLRSLAACELLYKAGYENIFWVQGGLEAAEEEDFDREGPQPFKFAGIGGVSEFLGWTDQQRAAAAKDGWGSRVIYSARLIGLFILADGLFIGVQQLTHYLQEIRSS; from the exons ATGCTGCTAAAAAGAGATGGGACGCTCTGGTATTTGCCAACACATTCA ATTAGAGAAGAAAAGGTAAAGTCTCTTACACCAAGGGAAGCTGGGTATGCGATTCAACTGTCTTACAAAACCCTCCTTGACGTTCGCCCATCATTTGAGCGCAATAAG GCATGGGTTAAAGGCTCAACTTGGATTCCTATATTTGATGTTGATAGCAAATTAGATGCTGGAGCTCTTTCCAAAAAGGTTACAAACTTCTTGTTAG GGGGTTGGTGGAGTGGCATACCTACACTATCCTACGAAAA TCAATTCATATCAAGGGTCGAGCAGCAATTCCCAAAAGACACTGACCTTATTGTTGCATGCCAAAAAGGATTGAG ATCCCTTGCTGCCTGTGAGCTACTGTATAAAGCAGGCTATGAAAATATTTTCTGGGTTCAAGGGGGTCTAGaggctgctgaagaagaa GATTTTGATAGAGAAGGTCCTCAACCATTCAAATTTGCTGGAATTGGTGGTGTTTCAGAGTTTCTTGG TTGGACTGATCAGCAACGAGCGGCAGCTGCCAAAGATGGCTGGGGTTCCCGAGTAATTTACTCAGCCCGTTTG ATTGGGCTTTTTATCCTTGCAGATGGCTTGTTTATTGGGGTTCAGCAATTGACTCACTATCTTCAGGAAATAAGATCTTCTTAA